The following proteins are co-located in the Anas platyrhynchos isolate ZD024472 breed Pekin duck chromosome 1, IASCAAS_PekinDuck_T2T, whole genome shotgun sequence genome:
- the POLQ gene encoding DNA polymerase theta isoform X2 encodes MARREDGGAPANGGGAAAAPRAGRGAPLSPHAPSPAVLSPPPGLQRSLHGSGSPGKYQQVNVPEDQADKLLLASWGLPKAVLEKYHSLGVVQMFEWQAECLMLGQVLEGKNLVYSAPTSAGKTLVAELLILKRVLETRKKALFILPFVSVAKEKKCYLQALFQEVDVKVEGYMGSISPAGRFSSLDVAVCTIEKANGLINRLIEENQMDSLGVVVVDELHMLGDSHRGYLLELLLTKVRYVTEKAAKRRTKTTGHGFGGVQIVGMSATLPNLGVLASWLDAELYCTDFRPVPLMEWVKIGNNIYDSSMNLVREFQPKLQLKGDEDHIVSLCYETVCDGHSVLLFCPSKNWCEKLADIIAREFYSLQQADSCARNSSLSPVVVDREGIDEVLDQLKRSLSGLDSVLQRTLPWGVAFHHAGLTFDERDIIEGAFRQGLIRVLAATSTLSSGVNLPARRVIIRTPMFGGKLLDILTYKQMAGRAGRKGVDTEGESILVCKPSERSKGTALLQGSLKPVCSCLLRREGEGVTSSMKRAILEIIVGGVANTPSDVQTYASCTLLASSLSSSKWRNEKQQDKAQNGPIEACVAWLLENEFIQVLDSGDDEKAKVYHPTHLGSATLSSSLSPTEAMEIFADLQRAMKSFVLENDLHIVYLVTPVYEEWTTIDWYQFFCLWEKLPASMKRVAELVGIEEGFLARSVKGKIIAKTEKQHRQMAIHKRFFTSLALLDLISEVPLKDMTKKYGCSRGQLQSLQQSAATYAGMVTVFCNRLGWHNMELLLSQFQSRLTFGVHRELCDLVRVSLLNAQRARMLYNAGFVTVADLAKASPGDVATALKNSVPFKSGRKAVDEDEESAEERRTVRSIWMAGMKGLTESEAAFLIVEEARGLLQQDLALMGVQWNPESFLESDSSSMISSASELEDRPCRSKGEQSSESSRVLNKKVCRDQHHNSLGSQVRNVSSIKKGCKRRLSSSTANSRFESQVPCKKQAQAEERNDDTVHSARKRPNMSRDNEDEERISQVKNEVGSRRAIPELPTEQGKTPTLRKMSSASRLIRSMDAHLNRTRNKNTVSKLQSSLLEDSSMLNIDKEKPSTFHPGISKDNFSSDQNNKEFLEKRSVAHIVSNSVQINGGRKDKMEELFTEPSTSNEGVPKGRGCFQATVILQGTPRVNTETHDAVENPVVPATARMQRNKYIDDRQNKVNKMQKDVSCAEATTAKQHSALGTDHCNVCASCSGNGCVHNGSRKQKPAHFCPGDDKSCHVQIQSGAKNGSEKPNGILLQAGVLQKVNSHPKDVLKDSLVNSRAVCDADGVQNGSSSAPFCDCRDFEDSLQLDTQTESIIKQAAAGITGQQGTESSELAAVPQQETSRKRRTLQTENATGERLAATVRKLGLSSLITTNNIIKSTDQHCSNKVLESGDSNVQPIAKEIEPAPFLKESDFSVTDSQLHSFLQDYQTQNSVKEESASKGPNKATSPLGREQEQVECHPVTETSLNMSDSLLFDDSFSNVSDLSAKQAVEADRKEPAGRQGALLPADGLLQNVRPVQNKSDVSNNQKEHEDPAQCNDASLAFSDLIAEVLDHENSPSFLGDPTSPFHGQSRLRNPVICNNDPNPKVLVVDQGEKLQSSQQTLEEKTHPVACTDHSFELSPGLQDVLDKWPSPSGIEPVSVNLQSSCLKGKLVASIAKQEPDAVFEFDHRQAEPLPNCQDLKNHYRIKENKPEDLDVQKSDCVTLKLKGSNRTSCPPPDNCNGFIPPTPPKEHFPQSSVSLSVKSTRKRQVACVKEGQLIEPRQNSKSDAEQQVKTLQFNLESVDPIETDEIRDDSTIDQGFSLQLSQDAFPLIPLSAESFTIIDVASDKVLFQTFLAEWKEKSRFSISVACERTERLVSPKSTIGGRFKQGSSPQRMQGTDDGFPVQGCENILVVGLAVCWGGKDAYYISLQQMQDQNEISLSLAPPPLDKNLSVTERLQHLQLYLQKKQERSLVMYNFIQHYKTLVMACGISLEGSFEDPKVACWLLDSGSKERTLHSMVTTFLPNELPLLEGVGTGQGVQSLGLSASRDHSGRYRAAIESVLIFNVMNQLHDELQKQNLTDVFSKVEMPSHYCLALLELNGIGFSTAAYETQKQVMQAKLTEIETKAYQLAGHSFSLTSPDDIAEVLFLELKLPQNGDVTVQRNKKTLGYTRRTSAKGNLVRLSKQFSTTKDVLEKLKTLHPLPGLILEWRRINNAITKVVFPLQREKRLHSVLGMERIYPVSQTHTATGRVTFTEPNIQSVPRDFAIEMPTVVEESPPFRAVYSRAVCGSRGRRHSSMLPNGVNIQDEDRTKGRGIPFSVSMRHAFVPFPGGLILSADYSQLELRILAHLSHDCRLIEALNRGSDVFKSIAAEWKMIDPEAVGDSTRQQAKQICYGIIYGIGAKSLGEQMGIDENDAATYIESFKSRYTGIQKFLRETVRSCRRDGFVQTILGRRRYLPAIGDPNPYSKAHAERQAVNTTVQGSAADIVKTATVNIQRRLEAFSSVKSHGHLESSFQRDKTGRLSRKRNRGMLHPISGGFFILQLHDELLYEVAEDDVIQVP; translated from the exons GGAAATACCAGCAAGTAAATGTTCCCGAAGACCAAGCAGACAAGTTGCTCCTCGCAAGCTGGGGTCTTCCGAAAGCAGTTCTGGAGAAATATCACAGTCTGGGAGTAGTGCAGATGTTTGAGTGGCAAGCAGAATGCCTAATGCTCGGACAAGTTCTGGAAGGAAAGAACCTGGTTTACTCAG CTCCTACCAGTGCCGGAAAGACTCTTGTTGCAGAATTGCTCATTCTGAAGCGAGTCTTGGAGACCCGTAAGAAAGCTCTTTTCATCCTTCCCTTTGTCTCTGTGGCCAAGGAGAAGAAATGTTATCTGCAG GCCCTGTTTCAGGAGGTGGATGTGAAAGTTGAAGGCTACATGGGAAGCATCTCTCCAGCTGGACGTTTCTCTTCTCTGGATGTTGCTGTCTGCACCATTGAGAAAGCCAATGGCCTCATCAATAGACTAATAGAGGAAAACCAAATGGACTCACTAG GAGTTGTGGTTGTGGATGAGTTGCATATGCTGGGAGACTCTCATCGAGGATATCTGTTGGAGCTCCTTCTGACCAAAGTTCGATACGTGACAGAGAAGGCTGCAAAACG ACGGACAAAGACAACCGGCCATGGTTTTGGAGGGGTACAGATAGTAGGCATGAGTGCTACCCTCCCTAACTTGGGAGTGCTAGCCTCGTGGTTAGATGCAGAGTTGTACTGTACGGATTTTCGCCCTGTGCCCCTCATGGAGTGGGTGAAAATTGGCAACAACATTTATGACTCTTCCATGAACCTGGTGCGAGAATTCCAGCCCAAACTTCAACTGAAG GGAGATGAAGACCATATCGTGAGCCTGTGTTATGAGACTGTTTGTGATGGCCATTCAGTTCTGCTCTTCTGTCCATCCAAGAATTGGTGTGAGAAGCTGGCGGACATCATTGCCAGGGAATTCTACAGTTTGCAACAAGCTGACA GTTGTGCAAGAAACTCATCCCTTTCCCCAGTTGTTGTGGACAGAGAAGGAATAGATGAGGTCCTGGATCAGCTAAAGCGCTCCCTATCAGGTCTGGATTCTGTGCTCCAACGTACTTTGCCATGGGGAGTGGCATTTCATCATGCAG GTCTTACTTTTGATGAACGGGACATAATTGAAGGAGCCTTTCGCCAGGGCTTGATTAGAGTTCTAGCAGCAACATCCACTCTCTCTTCTGGAGTGAATTTGCCTGCACGCCGAGTAATTATACGAACTCCCATGTTTGGTGGCAAACTGCTGGACATCCTCACTTACAAGCAGAtggctggcagggctggcaggaaaGGAGTAGACACAGAGG GTGAGAGCATTTTAGTTTGCAAGCCCTCAGAAAGATCAAAAGGAACTGCTCTACTTCAGGGATCTCTCAAGCCTGTTTGCAGTTGTTTGCTTAGAAGAGAAGGGGAAGGTGTTACTTCAAGCATGAAGCGAGCAATACTTGAG ATCATAGTGGGAGGAGTGGCCAACACTCCAAGTGATGTGCAGACCTATGCTTCTTGCACTCTTCTTGCATCCAGCTTGAGCAGTAGCAAGtggagaaatgagaaacagcaAGACAAAGCACAGAATGGACCTATTGAGGCTTGTGTAGCGTGGCTGCTGGAGAACGAATTCATTCAGGTTCTGGACTCTGGCGATGATGAGAAAg caaaGGTTTATCATCCCACACATCTTGGCTCAGCTactctttcctcttctctttcaccAACTGAAGCCATGGAAATTTTTGCTGACCTGCAGCGAGCTATGAAAAGCTTTGTCCTGGAGAACGATCTGCATATTGTCTATTTG gtTACCCCGGTGTATGAGGAGTGGACCACAATCGATTGGTACCAGTTTTTCTGCTTATGGGAGAAGCTGCCTGCCTCAATGAAACGTGTGGCTGAGCTGGTGGGGATCGAAGAAGGCTTTCTGGCCCGCTCTGTAAAAGGCAAAATCATAGCTAAGACAGAGAAACAGCACAGACAAATGGCAATCCACAAAAG GTTTTTCACTAGTCTTGCCCTTCTGGATTTAATCAGTGAGGTTCCTTTAAAAGATATGACCAAGAAATATGGTTGCAGCCGTGGCCAGCTTCAGTCCTTGCAGCAGTCTGCAGCCACCTATGCAG GAATGGTAACAGTTTTCTGTAATCGACTGGGCTGGCACAAcatggagctgctgctctctcaGTTCCAGAGCCGCCTCACTTTTGGGGTTCACAGGGAGCTTTGTGACCTGGTACGAGTCTCTCTGCTGAATGCCCAGCGTGCTAGGATGCTGTACAACGCTGGCTTTGTCACAGTGGCTGATCTTGCTAAAGCCAGTCCTGGTGATGTGGCAACTGCTCTGAAGAATTCAGTACCATTCAAAAG TGGTCGTAAGGCTGTGGATGAAGATGAAGAATCAGCAGAGGAGCGTCGGACTGTGCGCAGCATCTGGATGGCTGGAATGAAAGGTTTAACTGAAAGTGAAGCAGCTTTCCTCATTGTGGAAGAAGCCAGAGGACTTCTCCAGCAGGATTTGGCACTGATGGGAGTGCAGTGGAACCCAGAGTCTTTTCTTGAGTCTGATTCATCCTCTATGATCAGCAGTGCGTCAGAGCTGGAAGACAGACCGTGTAGATCAAAAGGAGAGCAGTCTTCTGAGTCTTCTAGGGTGTTAAACAAAAAAGTGTGCAGAGATCAGCATCATAATAGCCTTGGTTCCCAGGTTAGAAACGTATCAAGTATTAAAAAGGGGTGCAAAAGGCGACTAAGCAGTAGTACAGCAAACTCCAGATTTGAGAGCCAAGTCCCATGTAAGAAACAAGCTcaagcagaggaaagaaatgatgACACTGTGCACAGTGCTAGAAAACGCCCCAATATGAGCAGAGATAACGAGGATGAGGAACGAATTTCTCAGGTCAAAAATGAGGTAGGTTCCAGGAGAGCAATTCCAGAACTCCCTACCGAGCAAGGAAAGACACCAACACTGAGAAAAATGTCTTCAGCTTCTAGACTGATAAGAAGTATGGACGCACATTTAAACCGGACTAGGaacaaaaatactgtttcaaaACTGCAGAGCTCACTACTTGAAGATTCAAGTATGCTTAACATAGATAAAGAAAAGCCTTCTACCTTCCACCCCGGCATTTctaaagataatttttcttcagACCAAAATAATAAGgaatttttagaaaaaaggTCTGTAGCTCACATAGTCTCAAATTCTGTACAGATTAATGGTGGGAGGAAAGATAAAATGGAGGAGCTGTTTACAGAGCCTTCCACCTCTAATGAAGGTGTGCCTAAGGGAAGAGGATGTTTTCAGGCAACTGTTATATTACAGGGTACTCCACGTGTCAACACGGAGACGCACGATGCTGTAGAAAATCCAGTAGTACCTGCTACTGCTAGAATGCAGAGAAACAAATATATTGATGATAGGCAGAATAAAGtcaataaaatgcaaaaagatgTGAGCTGTGCTGAGGCAACGACTGCTAAGCAGCACTCTGCTTTAGGCACAGATCACTGTaatgtgtgtgctagctgctCTGGAAATGGATGTGTCCATAATGGCAGCAGGAAACAGAAGCCTGCACATTTTTGTCCTGGTGATGATAAATCCTGCCATGTTCAGATCCAGAGTGGTGCCAAAAATGGGAGTGAAAAACCCAATGGAATATTGTTACAAGCTGGAGTACTACAGAAAGTCAACAGTCATCCTAAGGATGTTCTGAAAGACTCTTTAGTAAATTCCAGAGCTGTTTGTGATGCAGATGGTGTTCAAAATGGTTCTTCCTCTGCTCCTTTTTGTGACTGTAGAGACTTTGAAGACAGCTTACAGTTGGATACTCAGACTGAGAGCATAATaaaacaggcagcagctggaatCACAGGACAGCAGGGAACAGAGAGTTCAGAGCTGGCAGCAGTACCACAGCAGGAAACCTCCAGGAAACGAAGGACTTTGCAGACTGAAAATGCTACTGGTGAAAGGCTAGCTGCAACAGTAAGGAAACTGGGCTTATCAAGTCTTATCACAACGAATAATATTATAAAAAGCACAGATCAGCACTGCAGTAACAAAGTTTTGGAGTCTGGAGACTCAAATGTACAGCCCATAGCAAAAGAAATAGAACCTGCACCTTTCCTTAAAGAAAGTGATTTCTCGGTGACTGACTCCCAGCTACACAGTTTCCTACAAGATTACCAGACCCAAAATTCAGTGAAAGAGGAGAGTGCTTCTAAGGGTCCTAATAAAGCAACCTCCCCTCTTGGTAGGGAGCAAGAACAAGTTGAATGCCATCCTGTCACTGAAACGAGCCTGAATATGAGTGATAGCTTGCTGTTTGATGATAGCTTCAGTAATGTCAGTGATCTTTCAGCTAAGCAAGCTGTGGAAGCTGACAGAAAGGAACCTGCGGGAAGGCAGGGGGCTTTGCTTCCTGCAGATGGTCTCTTGCAGAACGTAAGGCCTGTTCAGAATAAATCTGATGTCAGTAACAATCAGAAAGAGCATGAGGATCCAGCACAGTGTAATGATGCCTCTCTAGCCTTCTCTGATCTCATTGCTGAAGTGTTGGATCATGAGAACTCCCCATCTTTTCTGGGAGATCCTACTTCTCCATTTCACGGTCAGTCCCGATTAAGAAACCCAGTGATTTGTAACAATGACCCCAATCCAAAGGTTTTAGTAGTGGATCAAGGTGAAAAGCTCCAGAGCAGCCAGCAAACTTTGGAAGAGAAAACCCATCCAGTGGCATGTACTGACCACTCGTTTGAACTGAGCCCAGGACTGCAGGATGTATTAGACAAATGGCCTAGCCCTTCAGGCATTGAACCAGTTTCAGTAAATCTGCAAAGCTCCTGTCTGAAAGGGAAGTTGGTTGCTTCTATTGCTAAGCAAGAGCCAGATGCAGTGTTTGAATTTGATCATCGTCAGGCAGAGCCTTTGCCCAATTGCCAGGATTTAAAAAACCATTacagaattaaagaaaacaaaccagaagACTTGGATGTTCAGAAATCAGACTGTGTAACACTTAAGCTCAAGGGAAGCAACAGAACATCCTGTCCTCCACCAGATAACTGTAATGGCTTTATTCCTCCAACACCCCCCAAAGAACATTTTCCCCAAAGTTCTGTGTCTCTCTCCGTGAAATCTACAAGGAAGAGACAAGTTGCCTGCGTGAAGGAAGGGCAACTGATTGAGCCACGGCAGAATAGCAAAAGtgatgcagagcagcaggtaaAAACACTCCAGTTCAATTTGGAGAGTGTAGACCCAATTGAGACTGATGAGATAAGAGACGATTCCACCATAGACCAAGGCTTTTCACTGCAGCTGTCTCAGGATGCTTTTCCACTCATTCCCTTAAGTGCTGAAAGTTTCACTATCATTGATGTAGCGAGTGACAAAGTACTTTTCCAGACTTTTCTTGCAGAGtggaaggagaaaagcagattCTCCATCTCAGTGGCATGTGAAAGGACAGAACGTCTGGTGTCGCCTAAATCAACGATTGGTGGCAGATTCAAACAAG gAAGTTCTCCCCAGAGGATGCAAGGTACAGATGATGGATTTCCTGTCCAAGGCTGTGAAAACATCTTGGTAGTTGGACTGGCAGTGTGTTGGGGAGGAAAAGATGCCTACTATATCTCCTTACAGCAGATGCAAGACCAGAATG AAATCAGCCTGAGTTTGGCACCACCGCCTTTGGACAAAAACCTGTCTGTAACAGAGAGATTGCAGCATCTGCAGCTCTACCTGCAGAAGAAGCAGGAGCGCTCACTTGTCATGTATAACTTCATTCAGCACTACAAGACCCTGGTGATGGCTTGTGGCATCTCCTTGGAAGGAAGTTTTGAGGACCCAAAG GTTGCATGTTGGCTGCTTGATTCTGGCTCTAAGGAACGTACACTTCACAGCATGGTGACTACATTTCTACCCAATGAGCTACCTCTACTGGAAGGAGTAGGCACTGGCCAGGGAGTGCAAAGCCTGGGGCTTAGTGCCAGCAGAGATCATTCAGGGCGGTACAGAGCAGCAATAGAATCTGTGCTCATCTTCAACGTCATGAACCAGCTCCATGATGAATTACAGAAGCAAAATCTGACAG ATGTGTTTTCTAAAGTGGAGATGCCCAGCCATTATTGTTTGGCTCTGCTGGAGCTGAATGGCATTGGCTTTAGCACAGCAGCATATGAAACCCAGAAACAGGTCATGCAAGCTAAACTGACTGAGATTGAGACCAAGGCATATCAGCTGGCAGGCCACAGTTTCTCCTTGACCAGTCCTGATGACATTGCAGAG gttttgttcCTGGAGCTGAAACTGCCACAAAATGGAGATGTGACAGttcaaagaaacaagaaaactcTGGGTTACACCAGAAGAACATCTGCTAAAGGAAACCTGGTTAGGTTGAGCAAGCAGTTCAGTACAACCAAG GATGTTTTGGAGAAATTAAAGACACTTCACCCATTGCCGGGGCTCATACTAGAATGGAGGAGGATCAACAATGCCATTACTAAAGTGGTGTTTCCGCTACAGAGGGAAAAACGATTGCATTCAGTACTGGGAATGGAAAGGATATATCCAGTGTCACAGACTCACACAGCTACAG GTCGAGTAACTTTCACGGAGCCAAATATCCAGAGTGTGCCAAGAGATTTTGCGATTGAAATGCCCACTGTGGTTGAAGAAAGCCCACCCTTTCGAGCTGTTTATTCTCGTGCTGTTTGTGGCAGCAG AGGTAGAAGGCATTCCAGTATGTTGCCTAATGGTGTAAATATTCAGGATGAAGACAGAACTAAAGGAAGAGGAATCCCATTTTCTGTTAGCATGAGGCATGCCTTTGTTCCCTTCCCAG GTGGCTTAATCTTGTCTGCTGATTACTCTCAGCTTGAACTGAGGATCCTTGCTCATTTGTCTCATGACTGTCGACTCATTGAAGCCTTGAACAGGGGTTCTGATGTCTTTAAGAGCATTGCAGCAGAATGGAAGATGATTGATCCTGAAGCTGTTGGAGACAGCACCAGACAACAAGCTAAACAG ATTTGCTATGGAATCATCTATGGAATAGGAGCGAAATCTTTAGGCGAGCAGATGGGGATTGATGAAAATGACGCTGCCACTTATATCGAATCCTTCAAATCAAGATACACAG GGATTCAGAAATTCTTGAGGGAGACAGTAAGGAGCTGCAGAAGAGATGGGTTTGTGCAGACCATCCTGGGAAGACGGAGATACCTGCCAGCTATTGGAGATCCAAATCCCTACAGTAAAGCTCAC GCAGAGCGTCAGGCTGTAAATACAACTGTTCAGGGATCTGCTGCAGACATTGTCAAAACAGCCACTGTGAACATTCAGAGACGCCTGgaagctttctcttctgtgaaGTCCCATGGGCACCTGGAGAGCTCATTCCAAAGAGATAAAACAG